In Curtobacterium sp. L6-1, a genomic segment contains:
- a CDS encoding RNA polymerase sigma factor, with amino-acid sequence MAARSTTVDPTKDTTPDVVAEDATETEGTVAPKKRATRTTTAAKKAAPKKAAPKKAAGKKATAAADDEDGDADDETPVEVTDDAAESTDDASDDTEDDSAAKPATEAAAVAAGALVISQTDDDEAPVYSTTITGATADPVKDYLKQIGKVALLNAEQEVELAMRIEAGLFAEDKLQHSTGLTKPAERELRWVARDGQRAKSHLLGANLRLVVSLAKRYTGRGMQFLDLIQEGNLGLIRAVEKFDYTKGFKFSTYATWWIRQAITRAMADQARTIRIPVHMVEVINKLARVQRQMLQDLGREPTPEELARELDMTPEKVVEVQKYGREPISLHTPLGEDGDSEFGDLIEDTEAVVPADAVGFTMLQKQLESLLDSLSEREAGVIRMRFGLGDGQPKTLDQIGDTFGVTRERIRQIESKTMAKLRHPSRSQSLRDYLE; translated from the coding sequence ATGGCTGCCCGGAGCACGACGGTCGATCCCACGAAGGACACCACGCCCGACGTCGTGGCGGAAGACGCCACGGAGACGGAGGGCACGGTCGCGCCGAAGAAGCGCGCCACCAGGACCACCACCGCCGCCAAGAAGGCCGCCCCGAAGAAGGCGGCCCCCAAGAAGGCCGCCGGCAAGAAGGCGACCGCCGCTGCCGACGACGAGGACGGCGACGCCGACGACGAGACGCCGGTCGAGGTCACCGACGACGCCGCCGAGTCGACCGACGACGCCAGCGACGACACCGAGGACGACTCGGCCGCGAAGCCCGCGACCGAGGCGGCCGCGGTGGCCGCCGGCGCGCTGGTCATCTCGCAGACCGACGACGACGAAGCGCCGGTCTACTCGACGACCATCACGGGCGCCACGGCCGACCCGGTGAAGGACTACCTCAAGCAGATCGGCAAGGTCGCGCTGCTCAACGCCGAGCAGGAGGTCGAGCTCGCGATGCGCATCGAGGCCGGCCTGTTCGCCGAGGACAAGCTGCAGCACTCGACCGGTCTCACGAAGCCCGCCGAGCGCGAGCTGCGCTGGGTCGCACGTGACGGTCAGCGTGCGAAGTCGCACCTGCTCGGCGCGAACCTCCGTCTGGTCGTCTCGCTCGCCAAGCGCTACACCGGTCGCGGCATGCAGTTCCTCGACCTCATCCAGGAGGGCAACCTGGGCCTGATCCGTGCGGTCGAGAAGTTCGACTACACGAAGGGCTTCAAGTTCTCGACCTACGCGACGTGGTGGATCCGCCAGGCCATCACCCGCGCCATGGCCGACCAGGCCCGCACCATCCGCATCCCGGTGCACATGGTCGAGGTCATCAACAAGCTCGCTCGTGTCCAGCGGCAGATGCTGCAGGACCTCGGCCGCGAACCCACCCCGGAAGAGCTCGCCCGCGAGCTCGACATGACGCCCGAGAAGGTCGTCGAGGTGCAGAAGTACGGCCGCGAGCCGATCTCGCTGCACACCCCGCTCGGCGAGGACGGCGACTCCGAGTTCGGTGACCTCATCGAGGACACCGAGGCGGTCGTCCCGGCCGACGCGGTGGGCTTCACGATGCTGCAGAAGCAGCTCGAGAGCCTGCTCGACTCCCTGTCCGAGCGCGAGGCCGGGGTCATCCGGATGCGTTTCGGCCTGGGCGACGGCCAGCCGAAGACCCTCGACCAGATCGGCGACACGTTCGGCGTCACGCGCGAGCGCATCCGTCAGATCGAGTCCAAGACGATGGCGAAGCTCCGCCACCCGTCCCGGTCGCAGTCGCTCCGCGACTACCTCGAGTAG
- a CDS encoding MFS transporter: MNSRRAFVVWGVAVLAYVLAVMQRSSLGVSGVDAQDRFAVTAAVLSTLAVVQIAVYAGLQIPVGIALDRVGPRKLVLLGALLLTVGQAVVALSPTIGPAIVGRVLVGAGDAMTFISVMRLLPMWFSGSLLPQISQWTGNLGQIGQIASAFPFALLLHTVGWDAAFGVAAIASAVGLVLAVVFVRAGPVAVRTDTIPVPHSWRAAFGTFGHALRRPGTQLGFWSHYVTQSSGTVFSLLWGVPMLRGLGYSATEAASFLTVIVVVGFVAGPVLGLLCARFPMRRSNLVLGIVTALGVVWTAVLLWPGQPPTWLLVLLVVAMGVGGPGSLIGFDFARSFNPVGSLGSANGVVNVGGFLAAFVMMFAIGSLLDVLASASGTSTFAWQNFRVAMTVQYVVVGFGVVMLLLARRRTRARLHAEDGIRVGPLWVALVARLRNGRVQ; this comes from the coding sequence GTGAACTCCCGCCGCGCCTTCGTCGTCTGGGGCGTCGCCGTGCTGGCGTACGTCCTGGCGGTCATGCAGCGCTCGTCCCTCGGTGTCTCCGGGGTCGACGCCCAGGACCGCTTCGCCGTGACCGCCGCCGTCCTGTCCACGCTGGCCGTGGTGCAGATCGCGGTCTACGCCGGACTGCAGATCCCCGTCGGAATCGCCCTCGACCGGGTCGGCCCACGCAAGCTCGTGCTCCTCGGGGCGCTGCTGCTGACGGTCGGGCAGGCGGTGGTCGCCCTGTCCCCGACGATCGGACCGGCGATCGTCGGCCGGGTGCTGGTCGGGGCCGGCGACGCGATGACCTTCATCTCGGTGATGCGGCTGCTGCCGATGTGGTTCAGCGGCTCCCTCCTGCCGCAGATCTCGCAGTGGACGGGCAACCTCGGGCAGATCGGGCAGATCGCGTCGGCCTTCCCGTTCGCGCTGCTGCTGCACACCGTCGGCTGGGACGCGGCGTTCGGCGTCGCGGCGATCGCCAGCGCAGTCGGGCTCGTCCTGGCGGTGGTGTTCGTCCGCGCGGGTCCCGTGGCGGTGCGGACCGACACGATCCCCGTCCCGCACTCGTGGCGCGCGGCCTTCGGCACCTTCGGTCACGCGCTCCGCCGCCCCGGCACGCAGCTCGGGTTCTGGTCGCACTACGTCACGCAGTCCTCGGGCACGGTGTTCAGCCTGCTGTGGGGCGTCCCGATGCTCCGCGGGCTCGGGTACTCCGCGACCGAGGCGGCGTCCTTCCTGACCGTCATCGTGGTCGTCGGCTTCGTCGCGGGTCCGGTGCTCGGACTGCTCTGCGCCCGGTTCCCGATGCGGCGGTCGAACCTGGTGCTCGGCATCGTCACCGCGCTGGGTGTGGTCTGGACCGCGGTGCTGCTCTGGCCCGGCCAGCCGCCGACGTGGCTGCTCGTCCTGCTCGTCGTGGCGATGGGTGTCGGCGGACCCGGCTCGCTGATCGGCTTCGACTTCGCGCGGTCCTTCAACCCGGTGGGCTCGCTCGGCTCGGCGAACGGCGTGGTCAACGTCGGCGGGTTCCTCGCGGCCTTCGTCATGATGTTCGCGATCGGGTCCCTGCTCGACGTGCTCGCCTCGGCCTCGGGCACGTCGACCTTCGCGTGGCAGAACTTCCGCGTCGCCATGACGGTGCAGTACGTCGTGGTCGGGTTCGGTGTGGTGATGCTGTTGCTCGCCCGCCGTCGGACACGTGCCCGGCTGCACGCCGAGGACGGAATACGGGTGGGTCCGCTCTGGGTTGCACTCGTTGCACGCTTGCGGAACGGTCGCGTGCAATAA
- a CDS encoding proteasome assembly chaperone family protein — MNHPEDLYTLDGSAPTVPAGLHLVAALTGFADAGSAVAQITSSITGALETRLVAEFDPDVLLDWRARRPVITFEHDHITAVEPPRLTLHLVRDELGQQFLFLSGYEPDFQWNRFVRAVVDLAEDLQVIDTTWVQAIPMPVPHTRAIGVTVSGTRADLVESMSVWKPETQAPANVLHLVEHRLAELGEQVTGLVLLVPHYLADTEYPDAAVAALSGISAATGLIFPTDALREDGREFLSRVDEQVAGNPELQRLVGTLEQRHDTYMEGNPVASPLTGADGQVPTADAIAAELERFLADRRSATDED; from the coding sequence GTGAACCACCCCGAGGACCTCTACACGCTCGACGGCTCGGCCCCGACGGTCCCGGCTGGGTTGCACCTGGTCGCCGCCCTGACCGGCTTCGCCGACGCGGGCTCCGCCGTGGCGCAGATCACGTCGTCGATCACCGGTGCGCTCGAGACCCGGCTCGTCGCCGAGTTCGACCCGGACGTGCTGCTCGACTGGCGTGCCCGCCGCCCGGTGATCACGTTCGAGCACGACCACATCACCGCGGTCGAACCGCCGCGCCTGACCCTGCACCTGGTGCGCGACGAGCTCGGCCAGCAGTTCCTGTTCCTGTCCGGCTACGAGCCCGACTTCCAGTGGAACCGGTTCGTGCGCGCCGTCGTCGACCTCGCCGAGGACCTGCAGGTCATCGACACGACGTGGGTGCAGGCGATCCCGATGCCCGTGCCGCACACGCGAGCGATCGGCGTCACGGTCTCCGGAACCCGCGCCGACCTGGTCGAGTCGATGAGCGTCTGGAAGCCCGAGACGCAGGCGCCGGCGAACGTCCTGCACCTGGTGGAACACCGCCTCGCCGAACTGGGCGAGCAGGTGACCGGGCTCGTGCTCCTCGTCCCGCACTACCTCGCCGACACCGAGTACCCGGACGCCGCGGTCGCCGCGCTGTCCGGCATCTCGGCCGCGACCGGCCTCATCTTCCCCACCGACGCGCTGCGCGAGGACGGCCGGGAGTTCCTGTCCCGGGTCGACGAGCAGGTCGCCGGGAACCCCGAGCTCCAGCGCCTGGTCGGCACGCTCGAGCAGCGGCACGACACGTACATGGAGGGCAACCCGGTGGCCTCGCCGCTGACGGGTGCCGACGGCCAGGTGCCCACCGCGGACGCGATCGCCGCGGAGCTCGAGCGGTTCCTCGCCGACCGCCGCTCCGCCACCGACGAGGACTGA
- a CDS encoding leucyl aminopeptidase, whose product MVRPTLSTTSSSPDSVDADVLVLGVRPGTDGRAATIAPSAAGPVAGLADLDLTAIGATGAKDQLVRIPGGSAVGVAAAGIALVGLGGATGAAAVRSAAGSALRQLPNVASVALALPTEDDDTVAAALEGAALGSYAFTRHKGVGTTGPARGDQHVTVVAPASVPADAAVRPAVVAEAAALVRDLVNTAAGDLGPADVADVATSLAEGLPLTVEVLDETELEAQGFGGIAGVGRGSERPPRLVVVRYDPAGATKHLALVGKGITFDSGGLSLKPAASMLGMKTDMTGAATVLATTVAAARLGLDTKVTAWLCLAENMPSGSAIRPGDVLTLKNGKTVEVTNTDAEGRLVLGDGMAAASLEHPDAIVDIATLTGAQMVALGDRTTGLMGSDDLVATVRSLADAVAEPIWPMPMPEELDGRLASDVADMVNATVGQTAGGMLLAAKFLERFVGQNAEGTTIPWAHLDIAGPSENRGAGYGWLGKGATGVMVRTLVALAEDLQSK is encoded by the coding sequence ATGGTCCGACCGACGCTCTCCACCACTTCCTCCTCACCCGACTCCGTCGACGCCGACGTCCTCGTCCTGGGCGTGCGCCCGGGCACCGACGGCCGCGCCGCCACCATCGCCCCCAGCGCAGCAGGGCCCGTCGCCGGGCTCGCGGACCTCGACCTGACCGCGATCGGCGCGACCGGCGCCAAGGACCAGCTGGTCCGCATCCCCGGCGGGTCCGCCGTCGGCGTCGCCGCCGCCGGCATCGCGCTCGTCGGGCTCGGCGGTGCGACCGGCGCCGCCGCCGTGCGTTCCGCGGCGGGCAGCGCTCTCCGCCAGCTGCCGAACGTCGCTTCCGTCGCCCTCGCCCTGCCGACCGAGGACGACGACACCGTCGCGGCCGCCCTCGAGGGCGCCGCGCTCGGCTCCTACGCCTTCACCCGCCACAAGGGCGTCGGGACGACCGGCCCCGCGCGGGGCGACCAGCACGTCACGGTCGTTGCGCCCGCCTCGGTCCCGGCCGACGCCGCCGTCCGACCGGCCGTCGTCGCCGAGGCCGCCGCGCTCGTGCGCGACCTCGTCAACACCGCCGCCGGCGACCTCGGCCCAGCGGACGTCGCGGACGTCGCGACCTCCCTGGCCGAGGGCCTCCCCCTGACCGTCGAGGTCCTCGACGAGACCGAACTGGAGGCCCAGGGCTTCGGTGGCATCGCCGGTGTCGGCCGCGGGTCCGAGCGTCCGCCGCGGCTCGTCGTCGTCCGGTACGACCCGGCCGGTGCGACCAAGCACCTCGCCCTCGTCGGCAAGGGCATCACGTTCGACTCCGGCGGCCTCTCGCTGAAGCCCGCCGCGTCGATGCTCGGCATGAAGACCGACATGACCGGCGCCGCGACGGTGCTCGCCACGACGGTCGCCGCCGCCCGCCTCGGCCTCGACACCAAGGTCACGGCCTGGCTCTGCCTCGCCGAGAACATGCCGTCCGGGTCGGCCATCCGCCCCGGCGACGTCCTCACCCTGAAGAACGGCAAGACCGTCGAGGTCACGAACACCGACGCCGAGGGCCGACTCGTCCTGGGCGACGGCATGGCCGCGGCCTCGCTCGAGCACCCGGACGCCATCGTCGACATCGCCACCCTCACCGGTGCGCAGATGGTCGCGCTCGGGGACCGCACGACCGGCCTGATGGGCAGCGACGACCTCGTCGCGACGGTCCGTTCCCTCGCCGACGCCGTGGCCGAGCCGATCTGGCCGATGCCGATGCCCGAGGAGCTCGACGGGCGCCTGGCGAGCGACGTGGCCGACATGGTCAACGCCACCGTCGGCCAGACCGCGGGCGGCATGCTGCTCGCCGCGAAGTTCCTCGAGCGGTTCGTCGGACAGAACGCCGAGGGCACGACGATCCCGTGGGCGCACCTCGACATCGCCGGCCCGTCCGAGAACCGCGGCGCGGGATACGGATGGCTCGGCAAGGGTGCGACGGGCGTGATGGTCCGGACCCTGGTCGCACTCGCAGAAGACCTGCAGTCCAAGTAG
- the lpdA gene encoding dihydrolipoyl dehydrogenase has protein sequence MTEQTYDVVVLGGGSGGYAAALRAAELGMSVALIEGDKLGGTCLHRGCIPTKALLHSAEIADGARDAEKYGVIAEFAGVDVPKVIEYQQGVINSKYKGLQGLIKARGVTVVEGWGRLTSQNTVQVGDQTVTGRNVVLATGSYSKSLPGLEIGGRVITSETALRMDYVPNKVVVLGGGVIGVEFASVWKSFGAEVTIVEGLPHLIPAEDESMSKQLERAFRKRGIEFSLGVRFQGVEQHENGVVVTLEDGKTYEGDVLLVAVGRGPVTQNVGYDEVGVAMDRGFVTTNERLATNLPNVYAVGDIVPGLQLAHRGFQQGIFVAEEIAGLNPVVISDTNIPKVTYSDPEVASVGLSQAKAEEQYGADKVDFYEYNLAGNGKSHIIGTSGAVKVVRVVDGPVVGISMIGARVGELIGEAQLAVNWEAHPEDVAPLVHAHPTQNEALGEAFLHLAGKPLHAL, from the coding sequence GTGACGGAACAGACTTACGACGTCGTGGTCCTCGGTGGCGGCAGCGGTGGCTACGCCGCCGCGCTCCGAGCCGCTGAGCTCGGCATGAGCGTCGCGCTCATCGAGGGAGACAAGCTCGGAGGGACGTGTCTGCACCGCGGCTGCATCCCGACGAAGGCGCTCCTGCACTCGGCCGAGATCGCCGACGGAGCCCGTGACGCCGAGAAGTACGGCGTCATCGCCGAGTTCGCCGGTGTCGACGTCCCGAAGGTCATCGAGTACCAGCAGGGCGTCATCAACTCGAAGTACAAGGGCCTGCAGGGCCTGATCAAGGCCCGCGGCGTCACCGTCGTCGAGGGCTGGGGTCGGTTGACCTCGCAGAACACCGTCCAGGTCGGCGACCAGACCGTGACCGGGCGCAACGTCGTGCTCGCCACCGGTTCCTACTCGAAGTCCCTTCCGGGTCTCGAGATCGGCGGCCGGGTCATCACGTCCGAGACCGCGCTCCGCATGGACTACGTCCCGAACAAGGTCGTCGTCCTCGGTGGCGGCGTGATCGGCGTCGAGTTCGCGAGCGTCTGGAAGTCCTTCGGCGCCGAGGTCACCATCGTCGAGGGCCTCCCCCACCTCATCCCCGCCGAGGACGAGTCGATGTCGAAGCAGCTCGAGCGTGCCTTCCGAAAGCGCGGCATCGAGTTCTCGCTCGGTGTGCGCTTCCAGGGCGTCGAGCAGCACGAGAACGGCGTGGTCGTGACCCTCGAGGACGGCAAGACCTACGAGGGCGACGTCCTCCTGGTCGCCGTCGGCCGTGGTCCGGTCACCCAGAACGTCGGCTACGACGAGGTCGGCGTCGCGATGGACCGCGGGTTCGTCACCACGAACGAGCGCCTCGCCACGAACCTCCCGAACGTGTACGCCGTCGGCGACATCGTCCCGGGCCTGCAGCTCGCACACCGCGGCTTCCAGCAGGGCATCTTCGTCGCCGAGGAGATCGCGGGCCTGAACCCCGTCGTCATCTCGGACACGAACATCCCGAAGGTCACGTACTCCGACCCCGAGGTCGCCTCCGTCGGTCTCTCCCAGGCGAAGGCCGAGGAGCAGTACGGCGCCGACAAGGTCGACTTCTACGAGTACAACCTCGCCGGCAACGGCAAGAGCCACATCATCGGCACGTCCGGTGCGGTCAAGGTCGTCCGGGTCGTCGACGGCCCCGTCGTCGGCATCAGCATGATCGGCGCCCGCGTCGGCGAGCTCATCGGTGAAGCCCAGCTCGCCGTGAACTGGGAAGCACACCCGGAGGACGTCGCGCCGCTCGTGCACGCACACCCCACGCAGAACGAAGCCCTCGGCGAAGCGTTCCTGCACCTCGCGGGCAAGCCCCTGCACGCGCTGTGA
- the sucB gene encoding 2-oxoglutarate dehydrogenase, E2 component, dihydrolipoamide succinyltransferase has translation MSESVNLPALGESVTEGTVTRWLKNVGDRIEVDEPLLEVSTDKVDTEIPSPVAGVIEEILVQEDETVEVGTPLVKIGDGSGGGDSSDQGGSESTDSSTEAAAEDTEPETAPSTEQDTEAKAPEPTEPEPTPSGQTQPAAPQAPSAPPAVSPVPQAAPVPPPAAAPPAAVPAPAKAAPAPAAAAPAAAAPASTPSAEVPNPSTNGAASGYVTPLVRKLANEQGVDLSTITGTGVGGRIRKEDVLAAASAAAATPAASGSSAPAQTGPFVAEVSPLRGTREKMTRLRKVVAERAVQSMTSTAQLTSVVEVDVTKVAQFRDAHKAEFLEKTGSKLSFMPFFALAASEALKAHPKINSTVDGEEIVYPETENVSIAVDTERGLLTPVIKDAASLDLAQFSKAIADLAERTRNNQLKPDELAGGTFTLTNTGSRGALFDTPVVFLPQSAILGTGIVTKRPAVVKVDGQEAIAIRSFVYLALSYDHRIIDGADASRYLVAVKNRLEEGNFGPNLGY, from the coding sequence ATGAGCGAATCCGTCAACCTCCCGGCGCTCGGGGAGAGCGTCACCGAGGGTACGGTCACCCGATGGCTGAAGAACGTCGGTGACCGGATCGAGGTCGACGAGCCGCTGCTCGAGGTCTCCACCGACAAGGTCGACACCGAGATCCCGTCGCCGGTCGCCGGCGTCATCGAGGAGATCCTCGTCCAGGAGGACGAGACCGTCGAGGTCGGCACCCCGCTGGTCAAGATCGGTGACGGCTCGGGCGGGGGCGACTCCTCCGACCAGGGCGGTTCCGAGTCGACCGACAGCTCGACCGAGGCCGCCGCCGAGGACACCGAGCCGGAGACCGCGCCGAGCACCGAGCAGGACACCGAGGCCAAGGCCCCGGAGCCCACCGAGCCCGAGCCGACCCCGTCCGGTCAGACTCAGCCCGCGGCCCCGCAGGCCCCGTCGGCTCCGCCGGCGGTCTCGCCCGTTCCGCAGGCCGCGCCGGTCCCGCCGCCCGCCGCCGCCCCGCCGGCAGCGGTCCCGGCCCCGGCGAAGGCCGCTCCGGCCCCCGCTGCCGCGGCTCCGGCTGCTGCCGCCCCGGCATCGACCCCGTCGGCCGAGGTCCCGAACCCCAGCACCAATGGTGCCGCCTCGGGCTACGTCACGCCGCTCGTCCGCAAGCTGGCGAACGAGCAGGGCGTCGACCTGTCGACCATCACCGGCACCGGTGTCGGCGGTCGCATCCGCAAGGAGGACGTGCTCGCCGCGGCCTCCGCAGCGGCAGCCACCCCGGCGGCGTCCGGGTCGTCGGCTCCGGCACAGACCGGTCCCTTCGTCGCCGAGGTCTCGCCGCTGCGCGGTACCCGCGAGAAGATGACCCGCCTGCGCAAGGTCGTCGCCGAGCGTGCCGTGCAGTCGATGACGTCGACCGCGCAGCTCACCAGCGTGGTCGAGGTCGACGTGACGAAGGTCGCGCAGTTCCGCGACGCGCACAAGGCCGAGTTCCTCGAGAAGACCGGCTCGAAGCTCTCCTTCATGCCGTTCTTCGCCCTCGCGGCGTCCGAGGCGCTCAAGGCCCACCCGAAGATCAACTCGACCGTCGACGGCGAGGAGATCGTCTACCCGGAGACCGAGAACGTCTCCATCGCGGTGGACACCGAGCGCGGCCTGCTCACCCCGGTCATCAAGGACGCAGCGTCGCTCGACCTCGCCCAGTTCTCGAAGGCCATCGCCGACCTGGCGGAGCGCACCCGCAACAACCAGCTCAAGCCCGACGAGCTGGCCGGTGGCACCTTCACGCTGACGAACACCGGTTCGCGCGGCGCGCTGTTCGACACCCCGGTGGTCTTCCTGCCGCAGTCGGCGATCCTCGGCACGGGCATCGTGACGAAGCGTCCGGCGGTCGTGAAGGTCGACGGGCAGGAGGCGATCGCGATCCGTTCGTTCGTCTACCTGGCACTCTCGTACGACCACCGGATCATCGACGGCGCGGACGCGTCCCGGTACCTGGTGGCCGTGAAGAACCGCCTCGAAGAGGGCAACTTCGGCCCGAACCTCGGGTACTGA
- a CDS encoding DUF4191 domain-containing protein produces MARSSSSSTPAKEPGRLKQMYQVFTMTRRADPGSVWWFALAFLGPVVVGVLLALLLPGQNWLGITLWIIAGVLLGVLLFLIVLGRLAERAAYSQIEGQPGAVGAVLSNSLRRQWRSSEMPVAVHGRSQSAVYRAVGTPGVILITEGQVTNLTRQVEEERRKVARIVPNVPIHVVNVGDGDGQVTLHKLPKAMNKHKKALNRNEVLAVSNRLDSLTHGPAAAIPKGIDPTRVRAGRPR; encoded by the coding sequence ATGGCACGCAGCAGTTCCTCCAGCACCCCGGCGAAGGAGCCCGGTCGTCTCAAGCAGATGTACCAGGTGTTCACGATGACCCGTCGGGCCGACCCCGGATCCGTCTGGTGGTTCGCCCTCGCGTTCCTCGGCCCCGTCGTGGTGGGCGTCCTGTTGGCGCTGCTCCTGCCGGGGCAGAACTGGCTCGGGATCACGCTGTGGATCATCGCCGGCGTGCTGCTCGGTGTGCTGCTGTTCCTCATCGTCCTCGGCCGTCTCGCCGAGCGTGCCGCCTACTCGCAGATCGAAGGCCAGCCGGGTGCCGTCGGCGCCGTGCTGTCCAACTCGCTGCGTCGACAGTGGCGGTCGAGCGAGATGCCCGTCGCGGTGCACGGCCGCTCGCAGTCGGCGGTCTACCGGGCCGTCGGGACGCCGGGTGTCATCCTCATCACCGAGGGGCAGGTCACCAACCTGACCCGTCAGGTTGAAGAGGAGCGCCGCAAGGTCGCACGCATCGTCCCGAACGTCCCGATCCACGTCGTGAACGTGGGTGACGGCGACGGTCAGGTCACGCTGCACAAGCTGCCGAAGGCGATGAACAAGCACAAGAAGGCGCTGAACCGCAACGAGGTGCTCGCGGTGTCCAACCGTCTCGACTCGCTCACGCACGGCCCGGCCGCGGCCATCCCGAAGGGCATCGACCCGACGCGTGTCCGCGCTGGACGACCGCGCTGA
- a CDS encoding RDD family protein translates to MARSTPPSSSAPGSGRTEWPGKILGLPESGPRSMGSFGRRLLGLLIDWALASLVSLVIGTYGAAGNFVTLGIFAALQVVFIALLSGSFGHVCVGLRVVPIRGGYVGVWRPAVRTVLLCLVIPALIHAKDGRPLHDAAAETVLVRR, encoded by the coding sequence ATGGCCCGCTCCACTCCGCCCTCCTCGTCCGCGCCCGGTTCCGGACGGACCGAGTGGCCCGGCAAGATCCTGGGCCTGCCGGAGTCCGGGCCGCGCAGCATGGGCAGTTTCGGGCGGCGGCTGCTTGGGCTGCTCATCGACTGGGCGTTGGCCTCGCTCGTCTCGCTGGTCATCGGCACGTACGGGGCCGCGGGCAACTTCGTGACGCTCGGCATCTTCGCCGCGCTGCAGGTCGTGTTCATCGCGCTGCTGTCCGGGTCGTTCGGGCACGTCTGCGTCGGGCTCCGGGTCGTGCCGATCCGAGGCGGGTACGTGGGTGTGTGGCGTCCGGCGGTGCGGACGGTCCTGCTGTGCCTCGTGATCCCGGCGCTGATCCACGCGAAGGACGGTCGCCCGCTTCACGACGCTGCGGCGGAGACGGTGCTCGTCCGCCGCTGA
- the glnA gene encoding type I glutamate--ammonia ligase: MFSDSSEVLAFIKDTDVKFLDIRFTDLPGVQQHFNIPASTVDEDFFAVGQLFDGSSIRGFASIHESDMQLIPDVTTAYVDPFRAERTLIMVFDIYNPRNGEIYGRDPRQVAKKAEKYLASTGIADTAFFAPEAEFYIFDDVRYSVTQNESFFSVDSEEGAWNTGREEEGGNLANKTPYKGGYFPVSPVDKTADLRDDISLKLIDAGLELERAHHEVGTGGQQEINYKFDTLVHAADDILKFKYIVKNTAEQWGKVATFMPKPLFGDNGSGMHTHQSLWSDGSPLFYDENGYGGLSDLARWYIGGILRHAPALLAFTNPTVNSYHRLVPGFEAPVNLVYSAGNRSAAIRIPITGTNPKAKRIEFRAPDASGNPYLAFAAQLMAGLDGIQNRIEPHEPVDKDLYELPPEEAKNIPQVPAGLSQALDALEADHEFLTKGNVFTEDLIQTWIDYKREKEILPLAQRPHPFEYELYFGV; the protein is encoded by the coding sequence ATGTTCAGTGATTCCTCCGAGGTGCTCGCCTTCATCAAGGACACGGACGTCAAGTTCCTCGACATCCGGTTCACGGACCTCCCCGGGGTCCAGCAGCACTTCAACATCCCCGCATCAACGGTCGACGAGGACTTCTTCGCCGTCGGTCAGCTCTTCGACGGCTCCTCGATCCGCGGCTTCGCGTCGATCCACGAGTCGGACATGCAGCTCATCCCCGACGTGACGACGGCGTACGTGGACCCGTTCCGCGCGGAGCGCACGCTGATCATGGTGTTCGACATTTACAACCCCCGCAACGGCGAGATCTACGGCCGTGACCCGCGCCAGGTGGCGAAGAAGGCCGAGAAGTACCTGGCCTCGACCGGCATCGCCGACACCGCGTTCTTCGCGCCCGAGGCCGAGTTCTACATCTTCGACGACGTCCGCTACTCGGTCACGCAGAACGAGTCGTTCTTCTCGGTGGACTCCGAAGAGGGCGCCTGGAACACCGGCCGCGAAGAAGAGGGCGGCAACCTCGCCAACAAGACCCCGTACAAGGGCGGCTACTTCCCGGTGTCGCCGGTCGACAAGACGGCCGACCTCCGCGACGACATCTCGCTCAAGCTGATCGACGCCGGCCTCGAGCTCGAGCGCGCACACCACGAGGTGGGCACCGGCGGCCAGCAGGAGATCAACTACAAGTTCGACACGCTGGTCCACGCTGCCGACGACATCCTCAAGTTCAAGTACATCGTCAAGAACACGGCCGAGCAGTGGGGCAAGGTCGCCACCTTCATGCCGAAGCCGCTCTTCGGTGACAACGGCTCGGGCATGCACACCCACCAGTCGCTCTGGTCCGACGGCAGCCCGCTGTTCTACGACGAGAACGGCTACGGCGGCCTTTCCGACCTGGCCCGCTGGTACATCGGCGGCATCCTCCGCCACGCGCCGGCCCTCCTCGCCTTCACCAACCCGACGGTGAACTCGTACCACCGCCTGGTCCCGGGCTTCGAGGCCCCCGTCAACCTCGTCTACTCGGCGGGCAACCGTTCGGCAGCGATCCGCATCCCGATCACGGGCACGAACCCGAAGGCCAAGCGCATCGAGTTCCGCGCGCCCGACGCCTCCGGCAACCCGTACCTCGCGTTCGCCGCGCAGCTGATGGCCGGCCTCGACGGTATCCAGAACCGCATCGAGCCGCACGAGCCGGTCGACAAGGACCTCTACGAGCTCCCGCCGGAGGAGGCCAAGAACATCCCCCAGGTGCCGGCCGGCCTGTCGCAGGCGCTCGACGCGCTCGAGGCGGACCACGAGTTCCTCACGAAGGGCAACGTCTTCACCGAGGACCTCATCCAGACCTGGATCGACTACAAGCGCGAGAAGGAGATCCTCCCCCTCGCCCAGCGTCCCCACCCGTTCGAGTACGAGCTGTACTTCGGCGTCTGA